From a single Lacerta agilis isolate rLacAgi1 chromosome 3, rLacAgi1.pri, whole genome shotgun sequence genomic region:
- the LOC117044511 gene encoding LOW QUALITY PROTEIN: small nuclear ribonucleoprotein F-like (The sequence of the model RefSeq protein was modified relative to this genomic sequence to represent the inferred CDS: inserted 1 base in 1 codon; deleted 3 bases in 2 codons) — MSDKSHSDPRADYLLRETTFDCNLNPKPFLNGLTGKPGMVKLKWGMEQYKGYLISVDGXKNMQLANTEKYIDGALSGHLDEVLIRCNNVLYIRGVEEDGEM, encoded by the exons ATGTCTGACAAGAGCCACTCTGACCCTAGAGCCGATTATCTTCTGAGAGAAACAA cATTTGATTGCAATCTCAACCCAAAGCCCTTTCTGAATGGGCTGACTGGGAAACCAGGGATGGTGAAGCTGAAGTGGGGAATGGAA CAGTACAAAGGCTACCTCATCTCCGTCGATG AAAAGAACATGCAGCTTGCCAATACAGAAAAATATATTGATGGTGCATTATCTGGACACCTTGATGAAGTTCTGATAAGGTGTAATAATGTCCTTTAT ATAAGGGGTGtggaagaagatggagaaatg